The DNA region GAGAGTGACGCCATGGCCCTGAAGGGAACGCTCAAGGACTTCGGCATCGGCGACATCCTGCAGCTCATCGGGCAGCAGCAGAAGACGGGGACGCTCCAACTGGCCGACAGGGACCAGGAGGTCCGCATCGGCTTCAAGGACGGCCACATCATCAAGGTCGAGAGCATCACCCGAAAGCGCAAGGACCTCATCGGCGCCATGCTGGTGCGCGCCGAGCTCATCACCGACACGCAGCTCGACGCCGCGCTCGAGACGCAGCGGCGCACGCTCAAGCGGCTGGGGGACGTGCTCGTCTCCAGCCAGGCGCTCACCGCCGAGCGCTTCCAGTCGATGATGCAGCTGCAGGCCACCGAGACGCTCTACCGGCTCTTCACGTGGAAGGCCGGCACGTACGAGTTCATCCAGGAACCGGTGGAGCCGGACGCCGAGGCCATCCGCCCCCTGCGCGCCGAGACGGTGCTCATGGAGGGCTTCCGGATGGTCGACGAGTGGCCGGTCATCCGCAAGTCCATCCACCGCGACGACCTCTCCTTCGAGCGCGTCAAGGCGCTGCCGCCTCCCCGGGACGGCGAGGAGGGGGGCGAGCTGGGGGTCATCGGCTCCACCGAGCGGCGGGTCTACGAGGAGATCGCCCAGGGACGGGACCTGCGCAAGTTGGTGGACGTCTGCTGCCTGGGCGAGTTCGAGACCTGCAAGGCCCTGCACAACCTGGTGCGCGGCGAGTTCGTGCGCGTCATCCACCCCGAGGGCGCGCGCGCGCCGGCGCCCGGCGAGGAGCGGCTGTTCTCCAAGGCGATGGGGGTGGTGGGCCGCGTGGTGGCCACCATGGGCGTGCTGGCGGCCCTGGCGGTGGTGGTGTCGCGGGTGGCGCTCGCCGACCCGGAGCGCACCCGGGCCGCGACCGGATTCGCCGACCCCGCCGTGCAACGTCATGTTTCAGATGCCCAACGCGTCCGCATCGAAGCGGCGCTGGAAGTGTTCCGTCTGGAACGCGGCGAGCTACCGGAGCGGTTGGATGCGCTGGTGCACGCTGGATTGTTGGGTCCGGAGGAACTCAGATACCCCTGGCGGGAGGAGTACTACTACCGGCGGGTGGCCGCTCGGCAGTTCGTCCTCCTGCCGCCCTTGCGCTAGCGTCGAGGGAAAGTCGTCTCGCGGAGTCCGGGGGGCGGCGTTACTTTGAGGACAGCGGTACCGACCGAGGAACGACACGCATTGCGAAATCCCGCCACGTTGGAAGCGCCCGCAGTCGTTTCCGCCTCCGCCAAGGTGGATGTCCGTGACAACGAGACCGCCCTGGCCCTGTGCGGCAACCAGAACGAAAACCTCAAGCTGATGGAGCGGCGGCTCGGTGTCCGGGTGGGACAGCGAGGCACCGAGTTCCATCTGTCCGGCCCCTCTGACGCGGTGGCCTTCTCCGTGCGGCTCCTGGAGAACCTGGAGCAGATGATCCGCGCGGGCCGGCCCGTGTACCGCGAGGACGTGGAGCAGGGCATCAAGGTCCTGGGCCGGGGGGCGGAGTCCCTCCAGGAGGTCATGCTCGGTCCGGTGCTCAAGAGCTCCGGCAACCGGCAGATCGCCCCCAAGAGCATCGCGCAGAAGCGCTACGTGGACGCCATCCGCGCCCACGACATCGTCTTCGGAATCGGACCGGCGGGTACGGGCAAGACGTACCTGGCCATGGCCATGGCCGTGGCCTTCCTCCAGGAGCGCAAGGTCAAGCGCATCGTCCTGGCCCGGCCGGCGGTGGAGGCGGGCGAGAAGCTCGGCTTCCTGCCCGGTGACCTCCAGGAGAAGGTGAACCCCTACCTGCGCCCGCTCTACGACGCGCTCCACGACATGATGGCGGCCGAACGCGCCGCGCACCTGGTGGAGCAGGGCGTGGTGGAGGTGGCTCCGCTGGCCTTCATGCGTGGCCGCACGCTCAACGACGCCTTCGTCATCCTCGACGAGGCGCAGAACACCACCGTGGAGCAGATGAAGATGTTCCTGACGCGCCTGGGCTACAACAGCAAGGCCGTCATCACCGGCGACGTGACGCAGGTGGACCTCCCCACCGGGAAGATGTCCGGCCTGAACCACGCCCGCGCGGTGCTCAAGAACATCGACGGCATCCACTTCGCGGAGTTCTCGGACATGGACGTCGTCCGCCACCCGTTGGTCCAGGAGGTCATCCGCGCCTACGACCGGGCGGAGGTCGCCGCGCGAGAGGCCCAGGCCGCCCGCGAGGCCGCCCAGGCGGCGAACCCGTCCTCGGAGACGCCGCCCCTGACTCCGGTGCCTCCCGAGGCCGCCGTCGGTTGACCCGAGGATGTAGGGCCTACGTACGCCCACCCGCAACTACCCTTGCGGGCGGGCGTGCGCATCCCCTCCTCGCGAATATTCCTGGGTGCTGCGGCCTTGATGGAGACGCGACCCCTATTTAGGGTGAGGACCTCCATGGCCGAACCGGAACCGCAAACCCCCGCGCCGAGCCCCCTGGACGCGCTCGCGGCACGCCTCGGGTTGGGCGACGGCGTCTGGGGCCGGCGCGCGGTCCAGGTGTTCCTGCTGCTGGCCGTGTCGATTGGCGCCGGCTTCGTCATCTCCCCGGGCCTCTACAGCCAGCAGATCCCCGCCCTCACGGAAGAGAACCTGGGCAAGCCGTTCCGGGCCAGCTCGCCGGCGGGCTTCAAGGCGGCTCGGGACTACGAAATCGTTCACCAGGCGATGACGGCCCAGCGGCGCCAGGACGCCCGGGCCGCGGTGCGGCCGGTGTACGACCTCAACCCCGCGGTGGTGGGACATCTGCGTACCGTGGTGCGCGGGGCCTTCGCCGCGATGCGGCAGCGGCTGGAGGAGCTGTCGGAGGCGCAGGGGGACGCGGAGTCGGACGAGTCCCCGCGCAAGGCGCGTCGTCACGCGGCGCCCACGGCGGAGCAGCTGGAGCGCGAGCGCCGGGCCCGGGAGGCGATGCAGGCGGAGTTGCAGGAGCTGCTCTTCGGCCAGCGCGACGCGGGGCTGGAGGGCGAGGACTTCCTGGCGCTCTTCGCCAAGGGGTTCTCGGAGGAGGTCGAGTCGGCGACGCTGGTGCTGCTGGAGCGGGCCTACCGTTCGGAGCAGGGGCCGGTGCACGTGGCGGGCTCGCGCGAGGAGCTGGCGCGCGAGGCGCCCCAGGGGCTGACCGTCCGGGACGTGGTGAACAAGGGCGAGGAGACGCTGCCCAGCGGCTCGCCCAAGGTGG from Myxococcus stipitatus includes:
- a CDS encoding DUF4388 domain-containing protein, with the protein product MALKGTLKDFGIGDILQLIGQQQKTGTLQLADRDQEVRIGFKDGHIIKVESITRKRKDLIGAMLVRAELITDTQLDAALETQRRTLKRLGDVLVSSQALTAERFQSMMQLQATETLYRLFTWKAGTYEFIQEPVEPDAEAIRPLRAETVLMEGFRMVDEWPVIRKSIHRDDLSFERVKALPPPRDGEEGGELGVIGSTERRVYEEIAQGRDLRKLVDVCCLGEFETCKALHNLVRGEFVRVIHPEGARAPAPGEERLFSKAMGVVGRVVATMGVLAALAVVVSRVALADPERTRAATGFADPAVQRHVSDAQRVRIEAALEVFRLERGELPERLDALVHAGLLGPEELRYPWREEYYYRRVAARQFVLLPPLR
- a CDS encoding PhoH family protein; its protein translation is MRNPATLEAPAVVSASAKVDVRDNETALALCGNQNENLKLMERRLGVRVGQRGTEFHLSGPSDAVAFSVRLLENLEQMIRAGRPVYREDVEQGIKVLGRGAESLQEVMLGPVLKSSGNRQIAPKSIAQKRYVDAIRAHDIVFGIGPAGTGKTYLAMAMAVAFLQERKVKRIVLARPAVEAGEKLGFLPGDLQEKVNPYLRPLYDALHDMMAAERAAHLVEQGVVEVAPLAFMRGRTLNDAFVILDEAQNTTVEQMKMFLTRLGYNSKAVITGDVTQVDLPTGKMSGLNHARAVLKNIDGIHFAEFSDMDVVRHPLVQEVIRAYDRAEVAAREAQAAREAAQAANPSSETPPLTPVPPEAAVG